In Phyllopteryx taeniolatus isolate TA_2022b chromosome 1, UOR_Ptae_1.2, whole genome shotgun sequence, the following proteins share a genomic window:
- the creg1 gene encoding protein CREG1, translated as MRALLRDVCLLLLGLTAASSRDRLPPHDQVARVARFVAHQCDWASLATISSHKPVVGQPFSNVFSVSDGPPGFGSGVPYMYLTRMEISVQDLEVNRQASLSMSLAQTDYCHQQGFDPQSPLCAHIILSGSVLEVNSTEAEFAKKALFSRHPEMIDWPSDHNWFFVKFNITQVWVLDYFGGVKTVNPDDYYQASPNNKHK; from the exons ATGAGAGCTCTCTTGCGGGATGTCTGCCTGCTACTCCTTGGGCTCACCGCGGCCTCTTCCCGGGACCGCCTGCCCCCCCACGACCAGGTGGCCCGGGTCGCCCGCTTCGTCGCCCACCAGTGCGACTGGGCCTCCTTGGCCACCATAAGCAGCCACAAACCGGTGGTGGGGCAACCCTTCTCCAACGTGTTCTCGGTGAGCGACGGGCCACCGGGCTTCGGCTCCGGCGTGCCGTACATGTACCTGACCCGCATGGAGATATCTGTGCAGGACCTGGAG GTGAACCGACAGGCGTCTTTGTCCATGTCTCTGGCTCAGACTGACTACTGCCACCAGCAGGGCTTCGACCCTCAGAGTCCTCTGTGTGCGCACATTATCCTGTCCGGATCTGTGCTGGAG GTGAACAGCACAGAGGCAGAGTTTGCAAAGAAAGCCCTCTTCAGTCGACACCCCGAGATGATTGACTGGCCGTCAGACCACAACTGGTTCTTTGTCAAGTTCAACATCACACAG GTGTGGGTGCTGGATTATTTTGGAGGGGTGAAGACTGTCAATCCGGATGACTACTACCAGGCCTCCCCAAACAATAAGCACAAGTGA